In Apium graveolens cultivar Ventura chromosome 10, ASM990537v1, whole genome shotgun sequence, the following are encoded in one genomic region:
- the LOC141693907 gene encoding UDP-glycosyltransferase 74G1-like has product MHQFSKSLMSKGIKVTFVTTKFMFKSCQQLTGSIPVEAISDGFDNGGYGSAAEETYFCKFKQVGSESLSKLIEKLNATDCPVDCIIYDGVMRWVLDVAKSFGLVAAVFFTQSCAVDNIYYHVKQGLVEAPVRNRVSVPGLPVLEPLEIPSFVRDPSSFAGTFQIFVNQFSDIDQVDWLFCNTIYELEQEVLQWMSKQLQVRAIGPTIPRKYLHNHKTVAEDDTDNGLQMFKPNIESCMNWLNKQQDHSVVYVSFGSLAQLNAQQMQELACGIKGSQKQFLWVVRASEEGKLPKGFVEETSERGMVVQWCSQMDVLAHKALGCFVTHCGWNSTLEALTLGVPMVAIPIWTDQGTNAKFIADVWKTGVKVDVNENGVFKGDMVQQCIREVMDGEKGKEIKATSSKWMQMAREAVKEGGSSDKSIDEFVASLTRHSEP; this is encoded by the exons ATGCACCAGTTCTCCAAAAGCTTAATGTCCAAGGGAATCAAAGTCACTTTTGTCACTACCAAATTTATGTTCAAATCCTGCCAACAATTGACCGGTTCCATACCAGTTGAAGCCATTTCAGACGGTTTCGATAATGGTGGCTATGGTTCAGCAGCTGAGGAGACCTACTTTTGTAAATTTAAACAAGTAGGTTCAGAAAGTCTAAGCAAACTAATCGAAAAACTGAATGCTACGGACTGTCCTGTTGATTGTATCATTTACGACGGTGTAATGCGGTGGGTTCTTGATGTTGCCAAAAGTTTTGGACTAGTGGCAGCTGTTTTTTTCACTCAATCCTGTGCTGTTGATAACATATATTACCATGTTAAACAAGGGCTGGTTGAAGCTCCTGTTCGTAATCGAGTTTCTGTCCCTGGACTTCCAGTGTTAGAGCCACTAGAAATTCCTTCTTTTGTTCGCGATCCAAGCTCATTTGCAGGTACTTTTCAGATATTTGTGAATCAGTTTTCGGATATTGATCAAGTGGATTGGCTGTTTTGCAACACTATCTATGAGTTGGAACAAGAG GTGCTTCAATGGATGTCGAAACAGTTGCAAGTGAGAGCTATTGGACCAACCATTCCGCGCAAGTACCTGCACAACCACAAAACAGTAGCAGAGGATGACACAGATAACGGCCTCCAAATGTTCAAGCCCAACATCGAATCTTGCATGAATTGGCTAAATAAGCAGCAAGATCACTCGGTCGTGTACGTGTCTTTTGGGAGCTTGGCGCAACTAAATGCTCAACAGATGCAAGAACTAGCCTGTGGAATAAAAGGAAGTCAAAAGCAATTTCTTTGGGTTGTTAGAGCATCTGAAGAAGGTAAATTGCCAAAAGGGTTTGTGGAAGAAACATCTGAAAGAGGAATGGTAGTGCAATGGTGCTCACAAATGGATGTTCTGGCGCACAAAGCATTAGGATGTTTTGTTACACACTGTGGCTGGAATTCAACTTTAGAGGCACTAACTTTAGGGGTTCCTATGGTGGCAATACCGATATGGACGGATCAAGGGACTAATGCAAAGTTTATTGCAGATGTCTGGAAGACGGGTGTGAAAGTAGATGTCAATGAAAATGGGGTTTTTAAGGGAGATATGGTACAACAGTGTATCAGAGAAGTGATGGATGGAGAGAAAGGGAAGGAAATCAAAGCGACTTCAAGCAAATGGATGCAAATGGCAAGGGAAGCGGTGAAAGAAGGTGGAAGTTCAGATAAGAGCATCGATGAATTTGTTGCTAGCTTGACTCGACACTCAGAGCCATGA
- the LOC141689430 gene encoding G-type lectin S-receptor-like serine/threonine-protein kinase RLK1 has translation MAYSHDLLYQLSLVLVLFLPAFALAQTSSNGTVEVNSSLTATDNDTPARWLSPSEDFAFGFRKVNEDTDQFLLSIWYNKIPDRTIVWFPNDGNAVSRGSRVQLTADRGLVVTDPKGKQLWNSGTISDQDQVSHALFNDTGNFQLLSSDSTKLWESFSYPTDTLLPTQIMQTGGVLYSRLNKNYFSRGRFQLRLLEDGNLVLNTREILTDFAYKAYYISGTYDPSNVSNSDLGSGACGYNSLCRLDDSGRPVCQCAPGYSLVDPDDMLSNCKPNISLGCDDNNGQNSGKDLYELLEIKNANWPTSDFERMVPITDEECKNSCLSDCFCAAAAYDGTSCWKKKLPLSFGRQGSAERGSVHIKVKKGERTSHSPKDSSRNKDHGTLILVGSVLFGSSMFFNFIIICASCLGFLSIYLKNPPKAGPGNSIVEIMRSFTYKELSEATKGFTEELGRGAFGIVYKGIVQMSTSKTIIAVKKLDRVTRETDNEFKTEVNAIAITHHKNLVRLVGFCVEEENRLLVYEYMVNGSLSCFLFGEVKPSWTQRSHIAFGIARGLAYLHEECNTQIIHCDIKPQNILLDEYYNARISDFRLAKLLMINQSRTKTAIRGTKGYVAPEWFKSTPITVKVDVYSFGVMLLEIICCRRNAEDLDENGSEGNILTDWIWDCFEEGRLDNAVKIDEEVGLIEWEEVERFVMIGIWCIQEDPSLRPTMRKVTQMLERVVDVPQPPCPFLYSLK, from the exons ATGGCCTATTCCCATGATCTTCTTTATCAACTAAGTTTAGTATTAGTTCTGTTTTTGCCAGCTTTTGCACTTGCTCAAACTAGTAGTAATGGTACTGTTGAGGTGAACTCATCTCTGACGGCAACAGACAATGATACTCCTGCGCGATGGCTTTCACCTAGTGAAGATTTTGCTTTTGGTTTCCGGAAAGTGAATGAAGATACAGATCAGTTTTTGCTGTCCATTTGGTACAACAAAATACCTGACAGAACAATAGTTTGGTTTCCAAATGATGGCAATGCTGTGTCAAGAGGATCTAGAGTGCAGTTAACTGCTGATCGTGGATTAGTTGTTACTGATCCTAAAGGAAAGCAGCTATGGAACTCTGGTACAATATCTGATCAAGATCAAGTTTCACATGCCTTGTTTAATGATACGGGAAATTTTCAGCTTCTGAGTAGCGATTCTACCAAATTATGGGAAAGTTTCAGCTATCCAACTGATACACTTCTGCCTACACAGATCATGCAAACTGGTGGTGTGCTTTACTCCAGACTCAACAAAAATTACTTCTCTAGAGGAAGGTTCCAGTTACGTTTGCTAGAAGATGGAAATCTTGTGCTAAACACACGAGAAATTTTAACAGATTTTGCTTATAAGGCTTACTACATCAGTGGAACTTATGATCCTTCAAATGTCAGTAATTCAG ATTTGGGTAGTGGGGCTTGTGGATACAACAGTTTATGCAGACTTGATGATTCGGGAAGGCCCGTTTGTCAATGTGCGCCAGGTTATTCGTTGGTTGATCCAGATGATATGCTTAGCAACTGCAAGCCAAATATTAGTTTAGGCTGTGATGATAACAATGGGCAGAATTCTGGTAAAGATTTATACGAGCTTCTAGAGATCAAAAATGCTAATTGGCCAACGTCTGATTTTGAGCGTATGGTACCAATTACTGATGAAGAATGCAAGAATTCATGTTTGAGTGATTGTTTTTGTGCTGCTGCAGCTTATGATGGTACAAGCTGTTGGAAGAAGAAGTTACCTCTATCTTTTGGGCGGCAAGGCAGTGCTGAAAGAGGCAGTGTCCATATTAAGGTTAAAAAAGGTGAACGTACTTCGCACAGTCCCAAAGATAGTTCGAGAAACAAGGATCATGGAACTTTAATCCTTGTAGGATCAGTGCTTTTCGGAAGTTCAATGTTTttcaattttattattatttgtgcTTCTTGTTTAGGCTTCCTGAGCATCTACCTCAAGAACCCTCCAAAGGCTGGGCCAGGTAATAGCATAGTTGAAATTATGCGCTCTTTTACCTACAAAGAGCTATCAGAAGCCACAAAAGGATTCACAGAAGAACTGGGAAGGGGTGCTTTTGGGATAGTTTACAAAGGGATTGTTCAGATGTCTACTTCAAAGACTATAATTGCTGTAAAGAAGTTGGATAGAGTGACTCGAGAGACTGACAATGAATTTAAAACAGAGGTTAATGCGATTGCAATAACTCATCACAAGAATCTGGTTAGATTGGTAGGGTTTTGTGTGGAAGAGGAGAATCGTCTGCTTGTTTATGAGTACATGGTCAATGGTTCACTTTCATGTTTTCTTTTTGGAGAGGTAAAGCCTAGTTGGACACAAAGGAGTCATATTGCTTTTGGAATCGCTAGAGGCCTGGCGTATCTACATGAAGAGTGTAACACACAGATCATTCACTGTGATATTAAGCCTCAAAACATTCTACTAGATGAATACTACAATGCTCGGATTTCTGATTTCAGATTAGCTAAACTCTTGATGATCAATCAGAGCAGGACAAAAACTGCTATCCGAGGAACAAAAGGATATGTTGCTCCAGAATGGTTTAAAAGCACTCCAATCACAGTCAAGGTTGATGTTTATAGTTTTGGTGTCATGCTACTGGAAATCATTTGTTGCCGTAGAAATGCGGAGGATTTGGATGAAAATGGATCAGAAGGAAACATACTAACAGACTGGATTTGGGATTGCTTCGAGGAAGGAAGGTTGGATAATGCAGTAAAAATTGACGAAGAAGTTGGGTTAATTGAGTGGGAAGAGGTAGAGAGATTTGTTATGATAGGAATTTGGTGTATTCAAGAAGATCCATCTCTAAGGCCAACAATGAGAAAAGTTACACAGATGCTTGAAAGAGTTGTAGATGTTCCCCAGCCCCCATGTCCATTTTTATATTCTCTAAAGTAG